One Halococcus hamelinensis 100A6 genomic region harbors:
- a CDS encoding IS200/IS605 family transposon protein TnpB codes for MRRTNTFEVVPMSEVDEELLRRVMDATASLWNELTYERRQNLFDGESVWDTEDYRMQYVGVLGSASAQQAIRKSGQAWRGFFDSDEDDTGLPGYWGNEDEGRELHWFGRNDQYTIQWGDRSRLEIPVGKDLKDEYDLTGRLRLEVRGEPRWDGEQGQLEIQYDEQRDRYRAYQPVEVDDSHPRLGTPLADESAALDIGANNLVACTTTTGEQFLYAGRDEFERFRETTREIARLQSKLPEGRYSSHRIRRLYRKRTARRDHAMEGMARDLMERLHARGVATVYVGALTDVLETHWSVRANAKTHNFWAFSAFIDRLETTAEEFGIEAEERSEAWTSQECPQCGSTDRTTRHRDTLTCECGFEGHADLVASETFLQRHAATKRFRPMARPVRYEWDSQKWLESPRSHRPKVARTNP; via the coding sequence ATGAGGCGGACCAACACCTTCGAGGTGGTTCCGATGTCCGAGGTGGACGAGGAGTTGCTTCGACGCGTGATGGACGCAACCGCTTCGCTGTGGAACGAACTCACCTACGAGCGGCGTCAGAACCTCTTCGACGGCGAATCCGTATGGGACACCGAGGATTACCGCATGCAGTACGTCGGCGTCCTCGGCTCCGCCTCGGCACAACAGGCCATCCGAAAATCCGGTCAGGCGTGGCGCGGGTTCTTTGATTCGGACGAGGACGATACCGGTCTACCGGGCTACTGGGGCAATGAGGACGAGGGGCGTGAACTCCACTGGTTCGGTCGCAACGACCAGTACACGATCCAGTGGGGCGACCGCTCGCGCCTCGAAATCCCGGTCGGCAAGGACCTGAAGGACGAATACGACCTCACCGGACGCCTTCGCCTCGAAGTGCGCGGCGAGCCACGATGGGACGGCGAGCAGGGACAACTGGAGATACAGTACGACGAACAGCGCGACCGATACAGGGCCTATCAGCCGGTCGAGGTGGACGATTCTCACCCCCGTCTCGGAACACCACTAGCCGACGAATCGGCTGCCCTCGATATCGGCGCGAACAATCTCGTCGCCTGTACCACCACGACCGGCGAACAGTTCCTGTACGCCGGGCGTGACGAGTTCGAGCGATTCCGCGAGACGACGCGCGAGATCGCACGCCTTCAATCGAAACTCCCCGAGGGACGGTACAGCAGTCACCGTATCCGCCGCCTCTATCGCAAGCGGACCGCCCGCCGGGATCACGCGATGGAGGGGATGGCCCGCGACCTGATGGAGCGACTGCACGCCAGGGGAGTGGCGACAGTGTACGTCGGCGCTCTCACGGATGTTCTCGAAACTCACTGGTCGGTGCGAGCGAACGCGAAGACGCACAACTTCTGGGCGTTCAGCGCGTTCATCGACCGTCTTGAAACGACTGCCGAGGAGTTCGGGATCGAGGCCGAAGAACGGTCGGAAGCGTGGACCTCGCAAGAGTGCCCGCAGTGCGGTTCGACCGACCGAACGACACGGCACCGAGACACGCTCACCTGCGAGTGTGGTTTCGAGGGGCACGCAGATCTGGTGGCGTCCGAAACGTTCCTGCAGCGACACGCGGCGACGAAGCGATTCAGGCCGATGGCACGGCCCGTGCGATACGAGTGGGACAGCCAAAAGTGGCTGGAGTCACCACGCTCTCATCGTCCCAAAGTAGCGCGCACGAACCCATAA
- a CDS encoding DUF7503 family protein — MSDNDDLRTYLQSHPKTLGTLFGLTVLLSQIGSVAASHTSFISGP, encoded by the coding sequence ATGTCCGACAATGACGACCTCCGGACGTACCTGCAAAGCCACCCGAAAACCCTCGGCACGCTGTTCGGCCTAACAGTCCTGCTATCCCAGATCGGGAGCGTGGCAGCGAGCCATACCAGCTTCATCTCAGGTCCCTAA
- a CDS encoding 7-carboxy-7-deazaguanine synthase QueE, translating into MPVNSEVDVSESSPDSSETASFPINELFYSIQGEGKLAGVPSVFVRTSGCNLRCWFCDSYHTSWEPTHAWMDAEDIIEEVSSYSQAAHIVVTGGEPLIHDELGKLINALDSEGYHTTVETNGTIYRDTSIGLASISPKLASSIPTPARDPKGDGEWAEKHEQQRTDMTALTRLIEDYPFQLKFVVTDSTDIDEITNLVERVRQQTSVRVRNQDILLMPEGQTENQIAKKREDVADLAMEHGYRYTPRLHVNLWNDEAGR; encoded by the coding sequence ATGCCTGTGAATTCAGAGGTCGACGTGAGTGAGAGTTCGCCGGACAGCTCCGAAACTGCGAGCTTTCCGATCAACGAGCTCTTCTATTCGATACAAGGAGAGGGGAAGCTTGCGGGTGTCCCATCCGTCTTCGTCCGAACAAGTGGCTGCAATCTCCGCTGTTGGTTCTGTGATTCCTACCACACCTCTTGGGAGCCGACGCATGCCTGGATGGATGCTGAGGACATCATCGAAGAGGTATCCTCGTATAGTCAGGCAGCCCATATTGTGGTCACCGGAGGAGAGCCTCTTATCCACGATGAATTAGGTAAACTCATCAATGCTCTCGACAGCGAGGGATATCACACCACAGTCGAAACGAACGGAACGATATACCGAGATACGTCGATCGGCCTTGCGAGCATTAGTCCTAAACTCGCCAGCAGTATACCTACGCCAGCAAGGGACCCCAAAGGCGATGGTGAGTGGGCCGAGAAGCACGAGCAGCAACGAACTGATATGACGGCGCTGACACGTCTCATCGAAGACTATCCCTTCCAGCTCAAATTTGTCGTTACTGACTCAACTGATATCGATGAGATAACTAATCTCGTCGAACGAGTTCGCCAACAAACGAGCGTTCGAGTACGGAATCAGGATATCCTGCTAATGCCAGAAGGGCAGACTGAAAATCAGATTGCGAAGAAACGTGAGGACGTCGCTGACCTGGCAATGGAGCACGGATATCGTTACACTCCACGTTTGCACGTCAATCTGTGGAACGATGAAGCGGGTCGGTAG
- a CDS encoding 6-pyruvoyl trahydropterin synthase family protein, with translation MPEVVPSEHRHDLSSLTDEERILSIGSDRPIRISTGHRLLHHQGKCSRPHGHNYEIAVEVTGKLREEGWVVDKGAVTDIVDEWDHQFLLQRGDPLIEAFEQSGDGDATVVLDHPPTAEVMGIILEDRLEERLPNSVTDIAVEVSETSELRTQPLR, from the coding sequence ATGCCTGAGGTTGTCCCAAGCGAACATAGACATGATCTGTCGTCGCTTACTGATGAGGAACGGATATTGTCGATTGGGTCGGACCGCCCAATCCGTATCAGTACTGGGCATCGGTTACTCCATCATCAAGGGAAGTGCAGTCGACCACATGGGCACAACTACGAGATCGCAGTCGAGGTAACTGGTAAATTGAGGGAAGAAGGCTGGGTCGTGGACAAAGGTGCTGTGACCGATATTGTTGACGAATGGGACCATCAATTCCTTCTCCAACGGGGTGATCCACTTATCGAGGCGTTCGAGCAGAGCGGAGACGGAGATGCTACTGTAGTTCTTGATCATCCTCCGACAGCTGAGGTGATGGGCATCATTCTTGAAGACCGGTTAGAGGAACGATTACCGAATTCGGTCACTGACATAGCAGTGGAAGTGAGTGAAACGAGTGAACTTCGGACACAGCCTTTGAGATAA
- a CDS encoding NAD-dependent epimerase/dehydratase family protein yields MNGKRVLVTGGAGFIGSNLANHLAESNDVIALDNGYLGTEENLNNKVEFVEASVLDDDLPTNVDVVFHLAALSSYAMHEANPQQGARVNVKGFVNVVEQARNQGCETVVYASTSSIYGNRTEPSPEDMDVQANTGYEASKLARERYAEYYSNFHDMTCAGMRFFSVFQGYGGSEAHKGEYANVIAQFADSLATGETPVLYGDGTQTRDFTHVQDIVRGLEIAADERLDGIYNLGTGESYSFNTIIELLNDELGTDIEPDHVENPIPEDVYVHDTMADITKMTTETSWEPQITFEEGIRLVTNEYRNESLESTIKRW; encoded by the coding sequence ATGAACGGGAAACGGGTTCTCGTAACTGGTGGCGCGGGCTTCATCGGCTCGAATCTCGCCAACCATCTCGCCGAGTCAAACGACGTGATAGCCCTTGACAACGGGTACCTCGGCACCGAAGAGAATCTAAACAATAAGGTAGAGTTCGTGGAGGCAAGTGTCCTCGACGACGATCTCCCCACGAATGTGGATGTCGTGTTCCACCTCGCTGCGCTCTCCTCGTACGCGATGCACGAAGCGAACCCCCAACAAGGCGCCCGTGTCAACGTCAAGGGGTTCGTCAACGTCGTCGAGCAAGCACGCAACCAGGGGTGTGAAACCGTGGTATATGCGTCCACTTCCTCGATCTACGGAAACCGGACCGAGCCCTCTCCAGAGGATATGGACGTCCAGGCAAACACGGGCTATGAAGCCTCCAAATTGGCCCGTGAACGCTACGCCGAGTACTACTCGAACTTCCACGACATGACCTGTGCTGGGATGCGCTTTTTCTCCGTCTTTCAGGGCTATGGCGGGAGCGAGGCGCACAAAGGCGAGTACGCGAATGTCATTGCTCAGTTCGCCGACAGCCTCGCTACCGGTGAGACACCGGTTCTCTACGGTGACGGAACGCAGACCCGCGACTTCACACACGTGCAGGATATCGTTCGTGGGCTGGAAATCGCCGCCGACGAACGCCTCGACGGGATCTACAACCTCGGCACCGGAGAGAGCTACTCGTTCAACACCATCATTGAGTTATTGAACGACGAGTTGGGGACCGATATCGAGCCCGACCATGTCGAGAATCCCATTCCTGAGGATGTGTACGTTCACGATACCATGGCCGATATTACGAAGATGACTACCGAAACCAGCTGGGAACCGCAAATCACCTTTGAGGAAGGGATCCGCCTGGTTACCAATGAATACCGAAACGAATCCCTTGAGAGTACGATAAAGAGGTGGTGA
- a CDS encoding Fic family protein encodes MQQSDLDSNAPGELISYGRRSYYKPAPLPPSRDLALRPDFYETLSDATFWLGKLSGISLELDFPPVLYTSLLRKEAMQSAEIEGADVDYDALYSLETRSFDAGEDEISVESTKGQTKDTQEVLNYEDAIKDGIEALDRGEDLTVERLHEFHETLLTSVPDDRVDTDTLGAYKTTPNHIGEFFPPVPDQVDGLMDGLFTYYRTGGSYHPLVDVALFHYQFETIHPYGDGNGRLGRLLITLQLYDAGYLERPNLYLSEYFNRNKPTYIDRLEAVRYDGDWEVWLSFFIEGVARQAHESVDRTLSLARLKRQYDAEYGGKSYTKNQLIVKLFEQPYVTSKTVQRLFGVKQPTASRVINDLVDEGILEEVTGKGRNKEYRAREIFEILEQPPQTY; translated from the coding sequence ATGCAACAGTCAGACCTCGATTCTAACGCTCCTGGTGAACTCATTTCGTACGGACGGAGGTCGTACTACAAGCCTGCTCCGCTGCCGCCATCCCGCGACCTCGCTCTCCGACCCGACTTCTATGAAACGCTCTCAGACGCAACGTTCTGGTTAGGGAAACTCAGTGGAATAAGTCTCGAACTCGATTTCCCGCCAGTACTCTACACCTCACTCCTCCGTAAGGAAGCCATGCAATCCGCTGAAATCGAAGGTGCCGACGTTGACTACGATGCTCTCTACAGCCTCGAAACACGCTCATTTGACGCCGGTGAAGACGAGATAAGCGTCGAATCCACGAAGGGCCAAACGAAGGACACGCAGGAAGTCCTCAACTACGAAGACGCTATCAAGGATGGTATCGAGGCACTCGACCGAGGCGAAGACTTGACCGTCGAACGATTGCACGAATTCCACGAGACCCTTCTTACGAGCGTTCCAGACGACCGCGTTGATACCGATACTCTCGGCGCATACAAGACGACACCGAACCATATCGGTGAGTTCTTCCCACCCGTTCCAGATCAGGTCGATGGCCTAATGGATGGGCTGTTCACCTACTACAGAACTGGCGGGAGCTACCACCCGCTCGTAGATGTCGCACTCTTCCACTACCAATTCGAGACCATCCATCCATATGGCGACGGCAATGGTCGTCTCGGCCGACTTCTCATCACGCTCCAGTTGTACGACGCTGGCTACCTCGAACGCCCGAATCTCTATCTCAGTGAGTACTTCAATCGAAACAAGCCGACGTATATCGACCGGTTGGAGGCCGTTCGATACGATGGCGATTGGGAAGTGTGGCTATCGTTCTTTATCGAGGGTGTCGCTCGCCAGGCCCACGAGTCCGTCGACCGAACGCTCTCGCTGGCCCGCCTCAAGCGTCAGTACGACGCTGAGTATGGGGGAAAGTCGTACACGAAGAACCAACTTATCGTGAAACTCTTCGAACAGCCCTACGTCACAAGCAAGACTGTTCAACGGCTCTTTGGCGTCAAGCAACCGACGGCATCACGAGTAATCAACGACCTCGTCGACGAAGGAATTCTGGAAGAAGTGACCGGGAAGGGGCGCAACAAGGAATATCGTGCCCGAGAAATTTTCGAAATTCTTGAGCAGCCACCGCAGACCTACTGA
- a CDS encoding YegP family protein yields MSTTTKPAYFDVYKDAPNSWGWQFISINGTILAESRQDYTSEQAVLRDLRTVQANASSAPVELPDE; encoded by the coding sequence ATGAGTACCACAACCAAACCTGCTTACTTCGATGTCTACAAAGATGCCCCTAATAGTTGGGGCTGGCAATTCATCAGCATCAACGGCACTATCCTCGCTGAATCACGTCAAGATTATACATCCGAACAGGCCGTACTCCGTGACTTACGGACTGTTCAGGCGAACGCCTCAAGTGCTCCTGTTGAGCTTCCGGATGAGTAG
- a CDS encoding HFX_2341 family transcriptional regulator domain-containing protein, which produces MSTHIVPHGRAIEHIHRGLRAFGSVETVYLLTSDAFLDTGNDLATELDRFGYDVHRRTINAFDLRDVVDPIVDIAKNNPQATMYINITGGTNLVAGGATSSSFFVGATPYYVLEPQTGEEPIDDLVLELPTPKQPLTFEVEGLQRNVLTTVGRWDKEGRTGVLYRDIGEELKEAAQKISYHVNRLDEQGLLETETDGRSKRVYLTDMGRLYLSWTR; this is translated from the coding sequence ATGAGTACACATATTGTTCCGCACGGACGGGCGATTGAGCATATTCACCGTGGTCTCCGAGCGTTTGGGAGCGTCGAGACAGTGTATCTCCTCACAAGTGATGCCTTCCTTGATACAGGGAACGACTTAGCAACTGAGCTTGATCGGTTCGGATATGATGTCCATCGACGGACGATCAACGCCTTTGATCTTCGTGATGTAGTAGATCCAATTGTCGATATCGCAAAGAACAATCCCCAGGCAACGATGTATATCAACATTACTGGGGGAACCAACCTCGTCGCAGGAGGTGCGACATCATCATCTTTCTTTGTAGGTGCGACGCCGTATTATGTACTAGAACCTCAGACCGGTGAGGAACCGATTGATGATCTTGTGTTAGAACTTCCAACACCGAAACAGCCCCTTACCTTCGAGGTTGAGGGACTTCAACGAAATGTGTTAACGACTGTTGGTAGGTGGGACAAAGAAGGCCGTACAGGAGTTCTCTATCGAGATATCGGAGAAGAACTTAAAGAAGCAGCCCAAAAAATCAGCTACCATGTCAATAGATTGGATGAACAAGGCCTGCTAGAAACGGAAACCGATGGTCGGAGTAAACGGGTATACCTGACTGACATGGGTAGATTGTACCTTTCATGGACGCGCTAA
- a CDS encoding sulfatase-like hydrolase/transferase, which yields MAATDRPNVLCFVCDQLRYDHLGCTGNDLVETPNIDALSETGVTFDRMYSNNPMCTPARSTMFTGQNPHQHGVRSNGVALSRDIPALPELLSEDGYRTHSAGKIHLDLYTLPVPQQVAHIMTELSTQADTPFAKRLRDTLSGVLHELLECPDDFSEGRTSGESHEGFSGRAKSPLARVLEAIHVPKWSDTALLFREAIENTVEDWPADSLSEAEWDAFSAELERQLAGMFEELDVTEFSELQYDPEAFPEAREVWESGRIDELPESYYGFDTTDFTGGHVNEIFGEYKDWLRETHPDAYDRLDFTHPDNTRGNTFQVLDEWSLPESAHYNHWISDRSIDFLEEQADEDDPFFMWCSYPDPHNPYAAPEPWGSMYDPADVSPPARREGELEDLPPFYNDVYEGEFFQLQGLYTDPRPEVDEGSVEELIAQTYGMVSYIDYEVGRVMDALEAQGLREDTIVIFLSDHGAMMGDHWMLRKGPFQFESLLHVPAIWSWPDEFVEDERIETTCSHTDLLPTLLDCCDVTSPHAAYEPSYRDDPSSWAGRSLAPLLTGEVDEMERSVVIENDEDYLGMRARTLITDRYKLTVYAGEEYGELFDLNKDPKELHNRWNDSEYAETKNRLYRELVDELVRQEGAVPPRRNVA from the coding sequence ATGGCGGCAACTGATAGGCCGAACGTCCTCTGTTTCGTTTGTGACCAGCTCCGATATGACCACTTGGGGTGTACTGGTAATGACCTCGTCGAGACCCCAAATATCGACGCACTCTCTGAAACCGGGGTGACGTTCGATCGAATGTACTCGAACAACCCAATGTGTACACCGGCCCGGTCTACGATGTTTACTGGGCAGAACCCTCACCAACACGGAGTTCGGTCGAATGGCGTTGCACTATCACGGGATATTCCTGCCCTCCCCGAACTCCTCTCGGAAGACGGTTACCGTACACACTCAGCGGGGAAGATCCACCTCGATCTCTATACTCTTCCGGTCCCTCAGCAGGTTGCTCACATAATGACCGAACTTTCAACCCAGGCAGACACCCCGTTTGCCAAGCGGCTCCGAGATACTCTCAGCGGCGTGCTCCACGAATTGCTAGAGTGTCCCGATGACTTCAGCGAGGGCCGCACGTCTGGAGAATCCCACGAGGGGTTCTCCGGCCGCGCTAAGAGCCCGCTCGCCCGCGTACTTGAAGCAATCCACGTCCCGAAGTGGTCCGATACCGCACTTCTATTTCGTGAGGCTATCGAAAATACTGTTGAAGATTGGCCTGCTGACAGCCTCTCAGAAGCAGAGTGGGACGCGTTTTCAGCGGAACTCGAACGACAGTTAGCGGGGATGTTTGAGGAACTTGATGTGACGGAGTTCTCTGAGCTTCAGTATGATCCTGAAGCCTTCCCTGAGGCTCGAGAAGTCTGGGAATCTGGGCGAATAGACGAACTACCAGAGTCCTACTACGGATTCGATACTACGGACTTTACTGGTGGGCATGTCAACGAAATTTTTGGCGAGTACAAAGATTGGCTTCGGGAGACCCATCCGGACGCCTACGACCGACTCGATTTCACCCATCCTGACAACACCCGCGGGAATACCTTCCAAGTCCTCGATGAGTGGTCACTCCCCGAATCGGCCCACTATAACCACTGGATCAGCGACCGGAGCATCGACTTCCTCGAAGAGCAAGCCGACGAAGACGACCCCTTCTTTATGTGGTGTTCGTACCCCGACCCGCACAACCCCTACGCCGCACCCGAACCGTGGGGATCGATGTACGACCCAGCGGACGTGTCACCACCGGCACGGCGCGAGGGTGAACTCGAGGATCTGCCACCGTTCTACAACGACGTTTACGAAGGTGAATTCTTCCAGCTCCAAGGCCTCTACACCGATCCGCGTCCAGAGGTCGATGAAGGTTCTGTTGAGGAACTCATTGCCCAGACCTACGGAATGGTGAGCTATATCGACTATGAGGTTGGTCGAGTGATGGATGCGCTTGAAGCTCAGGGGCTCCGCGAGGACACCATAGTAATCTTCCTCTCGGACCACGGTGCAATGATGGGCGACCACTGGATGCTCCGAAAGGGACCTTTCCAATTCGAGAGTTTGCTTCACGTGCCGGCAATCTGGAGCTGGCCCGACGAGTTCGTCGAGGATGAACGCATCGAGACTACTTGTAGCCATACGGATTTGTTGCCCACCCTACTCGACTGCTGTGACGTGACTTCACCACATGCGGCTTACGAGCCCTCGTATCGTGACGATCCGTCTTCGTGGGCGGGCCGTTCGCTCGCTCCACTATTGACTGGTGAAGTCGACGAGATGGAGCGCTCGGTCGTAATTGAAAACGACGAGGACTATCTCGGAATGCGTGCGCGGACTCTTATCACAGATCGATATAAACTTACTGTCTATGCTGGCGAAGAGTACGGCGAACTGTTCGACCTCAATAAGGATCCTAAGGAGCTCCATAACCGGTGGAATGACTCCGAATACGCTGAGACCAAGAACAGGTTGTATCGCGAACTAGTAGATGAACTTGTGCGCCAGGAAGGCGCGGTTCCCCCCCGTCGCAACGTCGCCTAA
- a CDS encoding DUF7563 family protein gives MPNCENCDGFVTQQYVRVFAPTGMDTVQICPDCLDMLWDGGDVREAKSKRRN, from the coding sequence ATGCCGAATTGCGAAAACTGCGATGGGTTCGTTACTCAACAATATGTTCGTGTATTCGCTCCGACTGGAATGGACACTGTCCAGATCTGTCCTGATTGCCTTGACATGCTTTGGGACGGTGGCGACGTTCGCGAAGCGAAATCGAAGCGCCGGAATTAG
- a CDS encoding ribbon-helix-helix domain-containing protein, translating to MPKISVDVPQELLDDLDEHVGDGGKFVNRSDAIRASMRKTLDILDDIDERHGRLEHEEKL from the coding sequence ATGCCGAAAATCAGCGTCGATGTTCCACAGGAGCTGCTTGATGATCTTGATGAGCACGTTGGAGATGGAGGGAAGTTCGTCAATCGTAGTGACGCGATTCGCGCATCTATGCGCAAGACGCTTGATATTCTGGATGATATTGATGAGCGCCATGGGAGACTTGAGCACGAAGAAAAACTCTAG
- a CDS encoding alkaline phosphatase family protein, with product MTSTTVVLGWDGLDRTLVEEYDLTEAFGPHYSPLETFDNPILGKPHTYELWPSIITGRPPNEHGVHIATDEDSAPNHPLFEAIGETVWKATPRRLRAALEKRFEGRGAKLGLLSADYYRTRDISTVFDGRTARPIAIPNYRVTRDYDLDVVFDRGREFERFLRAGERGGRSRALAALVPQLEELLAGEASRKFGIVRSAVQREYDLVFVWLGFIDTVGHLAPIAGEIAPGWQERSYRLAADWTRELREALLETDKVVCVSDHGIREGHHTPDAFIGATHKGIPESADTVLDVRSAIENVTPASGVTGTPDLKEAYRTEGHTHVRTARDVKEQLDGLGYL from the coding sequence ATGACTAGCACGACCGTTGTCCTCGGTTGGGACGGGCTCGATCGCACTCTCGTGGAGGAGTACGATCTCACGGAAGCGTTCGGTCCACACTACTCGCCGCTCGAAACGTTCGACAACCCGATTCTCGGCAAGCCTCACACCTACGAACTGTGGCCGTCGATAATCACCGGCCGACCGCCGAATGAGCACGGTGTCCACATCGCTACTGATGAGGACTCCGCCCCGAATCACCCGCTATTCGAAGCGATTGGCGAGACAGTATGGAAAGCCACACCGCGGCGACTCCGGGCGGCGCTCGAGAAACGATTTGAAGGTCGCGGCGCAAAACTCGGTCTCCTCTCTGCGGACTACTATCGAACGCGGGACATTTCGACGGTGTTTGACGGTCGTACAGCGAGACCGATTGCAATTCCGAACTACCGGGTGACGCGCGATTACGATCTCGATGTTGTTTTCGACCGAGGTCGGGAGTTCGAGCGATTTCTGCGGGCCGGCGAACGCGGCGGGCGCAGTCGCGCACTGGCAGCGTTGGTCCCGCAGCTTGAGGAACTGCTTGCGGGTGAAGCATCCCGGAAGTTCGGCATCGTCCGGTCGGCAGTCCAGCGTGAGTACGATCTAGTGTTTGTCTGGCTTGGGTTCATTGACACTGTCGGGCACCTCGCACCCATCGCCGGCGAGATAGCGCCGGGGTGGCAAGAGCGAAGCTATCGGCTGGCTGCCGACTGGACGCGCGAACTTCGGGAGGCACTGCTAGAGACAGATAAGGTCGTATGTGTCTCGGATCATGGGATCCGGGAGGGTCATCATACTCCCGACGCATTCATTGGTGCGACCCATAAGGGGATTCCCGAGAGCGCCGATACCGTACTCGACGTCCGATCAGCCATCGAGAATGTGACACCGGCGAGCGGGGTGACCGGCACACCGGACCTCAAGGAGGCCTACCGAACCGAAGGGCACACGCACGTTCGGACGGCTAGGGATGTCAAGGAGCAACTAGATGGACTGGGCTACCTTTGA